The Solibacillus sp. FSL W7-1436 genome window below encodes:
- the icmF gene encoding fused isobutyryl-CoA mutase/GTPase IcmF: MGKTEVYKPKNHIRFVTASSLFDGHDASINIMRRILQSSGAEVIHLGHNRSVEEVVNAAIQEDAQGVALSSYQGGHIEYFKYMYDLLREKGAPHIKIYGGGGGVILPREIKELHDYGIAGIFSPEDGRQLGLQGMINKKLEGADFSTLKGNYKELLEKLTTDTPEILANLITAAENGGDAEIEEMLQLARAKSLNTPVIGITGTGGAGKSSLTDELIRRFLQEFPDKKLAIISVDPTKQKTGGALLGDRIRMNAIFNNRVYMRSLATRGSHTELSSSIGDVLDVVRTAGYDLILVETSGIGQGDAEITKYTDLSMYVMTSEFGAPTQLEKIDMIDFADLIAINKFERKGSEDALRQVQKQYQRSRELWEEPLDHMPVFGTIASQFNDLGTNSLFAALVAKINEKFGLNWETSYEQFVKTQKQNIVIPNDRRYYLREISETVRNYHKHAEQQAALATKWYQLEGTKALLPESETALIASIDSLLEGVQNELTAESKHILKNWNALKEAYAGDELITKVRDKEIKTILRTESLSGLKIPKVALPNFKDYGEILRWVYKENVPGEFPYTAGVFPFKREGEDPKRQFAGEGTPERTNKRFHYLSKDDDAKRLSTAFDSVTLYGEDPHTRPDIYGKVGESGVSVCTLEDMKKLYAGFDLCAPSTSVSMTINGPAPIILAMFMNTAIDQQVQKREQELGRTLTVEEFTETREQTLQVVRGTVQADILKEDQGQNTCIFSTEFALRMMGDIQQYFIDHKVRNYYSVSISGYHIAEAGANPISQLAFTLANGFTYVEYYLSRGMNIDDFAPNLSFFFSNGLDPEYTVIGRVARRIWAVVMREKYGANDRSQKLKYHIQTSGRSLHAQEIDFNDIRTTLQALMALQDNCNSLHTNAYDEAITTPTEESVRRAMAIQMIITKEHGLSKNENPLQGAFIIEELTQLVEQAVLEEFDRMNDRGGVLGAMETQYQRGKIQEESMHYEHLKHSGQLPIIGVNTYLNPNPPSDEAINSMEIARASKEEKDLQIANLTSFKDANADNSQEALDRLKEVAKTGGNIFEELMETVKVASLGQITHALYEVGGQYRRNM, encoded by the coding sequence ATGGGGAAAACTGAAGTATACAAACCAAAAAATCATATTCGTTTTGTCACAGCATCAAGTCTTTTTGATGGGCATGATGCTTCAATTAATATTATGCGTCGAATTCTACAGTCAAGTGGTGCGGAAGTTATTCACTTAGGCCACAACCGTTCCGTTGAGGAAGTGGTGAATGCTGCGATTCAGGAAGATGCGCAAGGGGTGGCACTATCTTCATATCAGGGCGGTCATATCGAATATTTCAAATATATGTACGATCTGCTTCGTGAAAAGGGAGCGCCGCATATCAAAATTTACGGTGGCGGCGGTGGTGTCATATTGCCGCGTGAAATAAAGGAGCTGCATGACTACGGAATTGCCGGCATTTTTTCACCGGAAGATGGGCGACAATTAGGTTTACAAGGAATGATCAACAAAAAGCTTGAAGGTGCAGATTTTTCAACGCTAAAAGGAAATTATAAAGAACTTTTAGAAAAGCTTACGACCGATACACCGGAAATTTTGGCGAATTTAATTACAGCTGCCGAAAATGGCGGGGATGCGGAAATCGAAGAAATGCTGCAGCTTGCCCGAGCAAAAAGTTTAAACACACCGGTAATTGGAATTACAGGTACAGGCGGAGCAGGGAAATCTTCGCTGACAGATGAACTTATCCGCCGATTCCTGCAAGAATTCCCGGACAAGAAACTTGCGATTATTTCAGTCGATCCGACAAAACAAAAAACTGGCGGGGCTTTATTAGGTGACCGTATTCGCATGAATGCCATCTTTAACAACCGTGTTTATATGCGCAGTTTAGCGACACGCGGTTCCCATACGGAATTATCAAGTTCCATCGGGGATGTACTCGATGTTGTGCGCACAGCAGGATATGATCTGATTCTTGTTGAAACAAGTGGTATCGGGCAAGGCGATGCTGAAATTACAAAATACACGGATCTGTCAATGTATGTAATGACGAGTGAATTCGGTGCACCGACACAGCTTGAAAAAATCGACATGATCGATTTTGCGGATCTGATTGCAATCAACAAGTTTGAGCGAAAAGGTTCTGAAGATGCATTGCGTCAAGTTCAGAAACAATACCAGCGTTCACGAGAGCTATGGGAAGAACCACTTGATCATATGCCTGTATTCGGGACGATTGCTTCACAGTTCAACGATTTAGGGACGAACTCATTATTTGCTGCACTTGTAGCGAAAATTAATGAGAAATTTGGCTTGAATTGGGAAACTTCGTATGAGCAATTTGTCAAAACACAAAAGCAGAACATCGTTATTCCAAATGACCGTCGCTATTATTTACGCGAAATTTCGGAAACAGTCAGAAACTATCATAAGCATGCAGAACAGCAGGCAGCACTTGCGACGAAATGGTATCAGCTTGAAGGAACAAAAGCACTGCTTCCGGAAAGTGAAACAGCATTAATTGCATCAATTGATTCTTTACTGGAAGGCGTCCAAAATGAATTAACTGCGGAGTCAAAGCATATACTGAAAAATTGGAATGCATTAAAAGAAGCTTATGCAGGCGACGAACTTATTACGAAAGTGCGCGATAAGGAGATTAAAACAATATTACGTACAGAGTCGCTTTCAGGCTTGAAGATTCCGAAAGTCGCGCTGCCGAATTTTAAAGATTACGGCGAAATTTTACGCTGGGTGTACAAAGAAAATGTACCGGGAGAATTCCCGTATACAGCAGGTGTTTTCCCGTTCAAACGTGAGGGAGAAGATCCGAAACGACAATTTGCCGGTGAAGGAACTCCGGAACGTACGAATAAACGTTTCCATTACTTATCAAAAGATGACGATGCGAAGCGTTTATCGACAGCATTTGATTCGGTAACATTATACGGGGAAGATCCGCATACACGTCCTGATATTTACGGAAAAGTCGGGGAATCCGGCGTAAGTGTCTGCACATTGGAAGATATGAAAAAACTTTATGCAGGCTTTGATCTATGTGCACCTTCTACATCTGTATCGATGACGATTAATGGTCCAGCACCGATTATTCTGGCAATGTTTATGAATACAGCGATCGATCAGCAAGTGCAAAAGCGCGAGCAGGAGCTTGGCCGAACTTTAACGGTGGAAGAATTTACAGAAACGCGTGAACAAACATTGCAGGTAGTGCGCGGTACTGTACAGGCAGATATTTTAAAAGAGGATCAGGGGCAAAATACATGTATCTTCTCAACTGAATTTGCGCTGCGTATGATGGGCGACATCCAGCAGTATTTCATCGATCATAAAGTGCGAAACTATTACTCGGTATCCATTTCGGGTTATCATATTGCCGAAGCCGGCGCAAATCCGATTTCACAGCTTGCATTTACACTGGCAAACGGCTTTACGTATGTCGAGTATTATTTAAGCCGCGGTATGAATATCGATGATTTTGCACCGAACTTAAGCTTCTTCTTCTCGAATGGTCTGGACCCTGAGTATACAGTCATCGGTCGTGTAGCCCGCCGTATCTGGGCTGTTGTTATGCGTGAAAAGTACGGCGCAAATGACCGCTCGCAAAAGCTGAAATATCATATTCAAACATCGGGCCGCAGTCTGCATGCACAGGAAATTGACTTCAATGATATTCGTACAACATTGCAGGCACTGATGGCATTGCAGGATAACTGTAACTCACTGCATACAAATGCGTACGATGAGGCCATTACGACACCTACTGAAGAGTCGGTACGCCGCGCGATGGCGATTCAAATGATTATTACAAAAGAGCACGGCCTATCGAAAAATGAAAACCCGTTACAAGGAGCATTCATTATCGAAGAGCTTACACAACTGGTGGAGCAAGCGGTGCTGGAAGAATTCGACCGCATGAATGATCGCGGCGGGGTGCTTGGTGCGATGGAAACACAGTATCAGCGCGGGAAAATCCAGGAAGAATCGATGCACTATGAGCATTTAAAACATTCAGGACAATTGCCGATTATTGGCGTGAACACATATTTAAATCCGAACCCGCCATCAGATGAAGCAATCAATAGCATGGAGATCGCGCGTGCTTCCAAAGAAGAAAAAGATTTGCAAATTGCAAATTTGACAAGCTTTAAAGATGCGAATGCGGACAATAGTCAAGAAGCGCTTGACCGTTTAAAAGAAGTCGCTAAAACAGGCGGCAATATTTTTGAAGAATTAATGGAAACAGTTAAAGTAGCGAGCCTTGGCCAAATTACTCATGCCCTTTATGAAGTAGGCGGTCAATATCGCCGGAATATGTAA
- the rpoE gene encoding DNA-directed RNA polymerase subunit delta has product MHDLNFRGMTDEQLAEESLIDLAYALLEDKKQAMPLNELLKGIQALNGISDEELKSRLVQFYTDLNVEGRFLLNHENGWGLREWYKVETIEEETAPTIKTRKKKAKAVDDEDEDEIIDLEEEDVLFEEDYDEFVDDEEEEEVDEDIDFVEEDIEEIDADIDEEIIDEDDTFIIEDDEEEIDEELDEELEDEDLK; this is encoded by the coding sequence GTGCACGATTTGAACTTTCGTGGTATGACAGATGAACAATTAGCAGAAGAGTCATTAATCGACTTAGCATACGCACTACTAGAAGACAAAAAACAAGCAATGCCGTTAAATGAATTATTAAAAGGAATTCAAGCATTAAATGGTATTTCTGATGAAGAATTAAAATCCCGTTTAGTGCAATTTTATACAGACTTGAATGTAGAAGGCCGTTTCTTATTAAACCATGAAAATGGCTGGGGTTTACGTGAGTGGTATAAAGTAGAAACAATCGAAGAAGAAACAGCGCCAACAATCAAGACACGTAAGAAGAAAGCAAAAGCTGTTGACGACGAAGATGAAGATGAAATCATCGACCTTGAAGAAGAGGATGTATTATTCGAAGAAGACTACGATGAATTCGTTGACGACGAAGAAGAGGAAGAAGTGGATGAAGACATCGACTTCGTTGAAGAAGACATTGAAGAAATTGACGCTGACATCGATGAAGAAATAATCGATGAAGATGATACATTTATCATCGAGGATGATGAAGAAGAAATCGATGAAGAGTTAGATGAGGAATTAGAAGACGAAGATTTAAAATAA
- a CDS encoding CTP synthase: MTKYIFVTGGVVSSLGKGIVAASLGRLLKNRGLEVTIQKFDPYLNIDPGTMSPYQHGEVFVTDDGAEADLDLGHYERFIDINLGKHSTVTSGKVYQSVLNKERRGDYNGGTVQVIPHVTNEIKDRVQRAGRETSADVVITEIGGTVGDFESLSFLEAIRQMRRDLGHENVMYIHCTLMPYIAAAGEMKTKPTQHSVKELRSLGIQPNIIVLRTEQPVPQDMKEKIALFCDVKPSDIIESRDAEHLYEVPLNLHAQGFDQIVLDHFGITAPKADMTDWKELVHLVKNLEHKTRIALVGKYVELQDAYISVVEALKHAGYVYNSDIEIDWINAEHITAENVDELLGQADGILVPGGFGDRGVEGKIESIRYARENDVPFFGICLGMQMATVEFARNVMGLEGAHSTELDKNTKYPIIDFLPDQSEDTDIGGTLRLGLYPCKLKEGSRARAAYNGEELAYERHRHRYEFNNEFREAMEAEGMVFSGLSPNNKLVEIVELPEKKFFVAGQFHPELISRPQRPQPLFREFVGAAFNNKK, translated from the coding sequence ATGACAAAGTATATTTTCGTAACAGGTGGGGTAGTTTCGTCACTTGGTAAAGGGATTGTAGCAGCATCTTTAGGTCGTCTATTAAAAAATCGTGGATTGGAAGTAACAATTCAAAAATTTGATCCATATTTAAATATTGATCCAGGTACAATGAGCCCATATCAGCACGGTGAAGTTTTCGTAACAGATGATGGTGCGGAAGCGGACTTAGACTTAGGTCACTATGAGCGTTTCATCGATATTAACCTTGGTAAACACTCAACTGTTACTTCAGGTAAAGTATATCAATCGGTACTGAATAAAGAGCGCCGCGGCGACTACAATGGTGGTACAGTTCAAGTAATTCCTCACGTAACAAATGAAATTAAAGATCGTGTACAGCGTGCCGGCCGTGAAACTTCCGCAGATGTTGTAATTACGGAAATCGGCGGTACAGTTGGTGACTTCGAATCACTTTCTTTCCTTGAAGCGATTCGTCAAATGCGCCGTGATTTAGGTCATGAAAATGTTATGTACATCCACTGTACATTAATGCCATATATCGCAGCAGCAGGTGAAATGAAAACGAAACCGACACAACACTCTGTAAAAGAGTTACGTTCATTAGGTATTCAGCCAAACATTATCGTATTACGTACGGAACAACCAGTGCCTCAGGATATGAAAGAAAAAATCGCGTTATTCTGTGACGTAAAACCTTCTGATATTATCGAATCACGTGATGCAGAACATTTATATGAAGTGCCATTAAATCTTCATGCACAAGGCTTTGACCAAATTGTTCTTGATCATTTCGGCATTACAGCGCCAAAAGCGGATATGACAGATTGGAAAGAACTTGTACATTTAGTGAAAAACCTGGAGCACAAAACACGTATTGCTTTAGTAGGTAAATATGTAGAATTGCAGGATGCTTATATTTCAGTTGTAGAAGCGTTAAAACATGCAGGCTACGTATATAATTCAGACATCGAAATCGACTGGATCAACGCTGAGCACATTACAGCGGAAAATGTTGATGAATTACTGGGACAAGCAGACGGTATTTTAGTGCCAGGTGGTTTCGGCGACCGTGGTGTTGAAGGGAAAATCGAATCGATCCGTTATGCACGTGAAAACGATGTACCGTTCTTCGGTATTTGCCTAGGTATGCAAATGGCAACTGTAGAGTTTGCACGTAATGTCATGGGCTTGGAAGGTGCACACTCAACAGAGCTGGACAAAAACACGAAGTACCCGATTATCGATTTCTTACCGGACCAATCAGAAGATACAGATATCGGCGGAACATTACGTCTTGGTCTATATCCATGTAAATTAAAAGAAGGATCTCGTGCACGCGCGGCATACAATGGTGAAGAGCTAGCATATGAACGTCACCGTCACCGTTACGAGTTCAACAATGAATTCCGTGAAGCTATGGAAGCTGAAGGTATGGTATTCTCAGGATTATCTCCTAACAATAAATTAGTAGAAATTGTTGAGCTGCCGGAGAAAAAATTCTTTGTGGCTGGTCAGTTCCACCCAGAATTAATTTCACGTCCACAACGCCCGCAGCCATTATTCCGTGAGTTTGTTGGGGCAGCGTTTAATAATAAAAAGTAA
- a CDS encoding DUF2529 family protein, which translates to MSKILTTQLTGLLQRIQQTEEESIEETARLLAQAAIGQGKIYFAAFGEMEAVAINAELGEGKFAKFARYTENVELLPADRVIIFTRHATDEQALKLAQQLHAEFIPFAAVASETGGDDNPLSDLAYTYISLKVRGGILPHPVKLGERIVFPHLIAALYIYEAIKMEFDEMLVDDDEEDDELMDSHPSPFA; encoded by the coding sequence ATGTCTAAAATTTTAACTACGCAATTAACAGGTCTTCTGCAGCGCATTCAGCAAACTGAAGAAGAATCAATTGAGGAAACTGCACGATTATTGGCACAGGCTGCAATCGGACAAGGTAAAATTTACTTTGCGGCCTTTGGTGAAATGGAAGCTGTTGCAATCAATGCAGAGCTTGGTGAAGGTAAATTTGCAAAGTTTGCCCGCTATACAGAAAATGTCGAACTTCTGCCTGCTGACCGTGTCATTATTTTTACGCGTCATGCTACAGATGAACAGGCATTAAAGCTTGCTCAGCAACTGCATGCAGAGTTCATCCCATTTGCGGCTGTGGCAAGTGAAACTGGCGGCGACGACAATCCGTTAAGTGATCTTGCTTATACGTATATTTCGTTGAAAGTGCGCGGCGGCATTTTACCGCATCCGGTAAAGCTCGGTGAACGTATCGTCTTTCCGCATCTTATTGCCGCTTTATATATTTATGAAGCGATCAAGATGGAATTCGATGAAATGCTCGTGGATGATGATGAAGAGGATGACGAACTAATGGACAGCCACCCGTCACCATTCGCATAA
- a CDS encoding response regulator yields the protein MKGILIVDDQQGIRMLLNEVFKKEGFTTYLAANGFDAIKIAHENALDCVLLDMKIPGMDGLEILERLKQDNPELPVMMMTAYVEQHMMDRANELGVVKYFTKPFNIFEVRDEVNKLIEKTEKI from the coding sequence ATGAAGGGGATACTAATAGTAGATGATCAGCAGGGGATAAGGATGCTTCTGAATGAAGTATTTAAAAAAGAAGGATTCACAACTTATTTAGCGGCAAACGGATTTGATGCGATAAAAATTGCACATGAAAATGCTCTTGATTGCGTTTTGCTTGATATGAAAATACCGGGAATGGATGGACTGGAGATTTTAGAACGTTTGAAACAGGACAACCCTGAGCTGCCTGTAATGATGATGACTGCTTATGTGGAGCAGCATATGATGGACAGAGCGAATGAATTGGGTGTAGTGAAATACTTTACAAAACCTTTTAATATTTTTGAAGTACGGGATGAAGTTAATAAACTAATAGAAAAAACTGAAAAAATATAA
- a CDS encoding class II fructose-bisphosphate aldolase — protein sequence MALVSMKEMLIKAKAEGYAVGQFNINNLEWTQAILQAAEEEKSPVILGVSEGAGKYMGGFIAVVKMVEGLMESYKTTVPVAIHLDHGSSFDKCKEAIDAGFSSVMIDASHHPFEENIETTKQVVDYAHAKGVSVEAELGTVGGEEDGVIGGIMYANPQECKTLVEATGIDCLAPALGSVHGPYKGEPNLGFAEMEEISTLTDIPLVLHGGTGIPTKDIQRSISLGTAKINVNTENQISATKVIREFLENDKKTYDPRKYLGPAREAIKATVIGKMREFGSSGKA from the coding sequence ATGGCATTAGTTTCAATGAAAGAAATGTTAATTAAAGCAAAAGCGGAAGGTTATGCAGTAGGTCAATTCAATATTAATAACCTAGAATGGACACAAGCTATTTTACAAGCAGCAGAAGAAGAAAAGTCACCAGTAATTTTAGGTGTTTCTGAAGGTGCCGGAAAATATATGGGCGGTTTCATTGCTGTAGTAAAAATGGTTGAAGGTTTAATGGAAAGCTACAAAACAACTGTTCCAGTAGCAATTCATTTAGACCATGGTTCAAGCTTCGATAAATGTAAAGAAGCAATCGATGCTGGTTTCTCTTCTGTTATGATTGACGCTTCACACCATCCATTCGAAGAAAATATTGAAACAACTAAACAAGTTGTCGACTATGCACATGCAAAGGGTGTATCGGTTGAAGCAGAACTTGGTACTGTAGGCGGCGAGGAAGACGGTGTCATTGGCGGCATTATGTACGCAAACCCGCAGGAATGTAAAACACTGGTTGAAGCAACAGGTATTGACTGTTTAGCTCCGGCATTAGGTTCTGTACACGGTCCATACAAAGGCGAACCAAACTTAGGATTTGCTGAAATGGAAGAGATCTCTACTTTAACGGATATTCCATTAGTATTACATGGCGGAACTGGTATCCCAACTAAAGATATTCAACGTTCAATCTCTTTAGGTACAGCAAAAATTAATGTCAACACTGAAAACCAAATCTCGGCTACAAAAGTTATCCGTGAGTTTTTAGAAAATGATAAGAAAACATATGATCCACGTAAATATTTAGGTCCGGCTCGTGAAGCGATTAAAGCGACTGTAATCGGTAAAATGCGCGAATTCGGCAGCTCTGGAAAAGCTTAA